The DNA window CGGGATCTCGTTGAGCAGTTGCGTGGTGACGCCGAAGTTGTACGGCGAGGACTGGCTCAGTTCGAAGATCGACTCGGCGAAGCTGAGGTTCCCCGCGATCGGCAGCTTCGCGGCCGTCGAGGTGATCATCTCGCCGAGGCCGTGGCTGAACTCCGTCTGCACGCTGGTGTGCCGCTGTTCGAAGCTGACCACGTTGCCCAGCGCGTAGGTGGCGCGGACTCGCGACACCGACATCGGGTGCGTGCGGCCCTGCCGGAAGTCGTCGGTGCGCGACCACATCAGCTTGACCGGCTTGCCCATCTTCTTCGACGCCTCGGCCGCTTCCAGCGCCGCGTCGTGGAACAGGTGCCGCCCGAACGAACCGCCGCCGGTGGTCACGTGCACCTTCACCGCGCTCTGCGGCAGGCCGATCTTCGCCGCGATCTCCTCCTGCGCCACGATCGGCACCTTCAGGCACGACCAGATCTCCGCGCGGTCCTTGCGCACGTCGGCGATCGCGCTGCCGGTCTCCAGCGGGCTGTTGCTGGCGAAGGCGAAGGTGAACTCGGCGTCGATCGACTTGGTCAGCAGGCCGGGGACGACCATCGGCAGCGTCGCCGCCTTGAGCTTCTTGTACACGGTTTCGTCGGACTCGCCGTCGACCGTGCCCTTGCCCCAGGTCACCTTCAGCGCGCGGATCGCGTCGATGCACTGGCCGAACGTCTCCGCCCGCACCGCGACCCCGTAGGTGATCGGCGCGATGTCGGTGACGCCGGGCATCGCCTTGACCTCCGCCGCGTTCAGCACGGCCTTGGGCGTGCCGTTGATCGTCGGCGGGCGCGCGACCATGGTCGGCTTCGCGTCGGGGACGTCGAGGTCGAGCGTGAACTGCTTGCGGCCGGTCACCGCCTCCAGCGCGTCGATCCGGTTGCGCGGGGTGCCGAGGACCTTGAACTGCGAGCGGTCCTTGAGCTTCGCGGTGACCGTGGTGGTCTGCGAGGCCGCCGCCGCGCGCGCCAGCGAGCCGTAGTGCGCGCGTTTGCCGTTGGCGTGCGAAACGATGCCGTCGTCGACGCGGAGTTGCGAGGCGGGCACACCCCATTGCGACGCCGCGGTGGCCACCATCCGCTCGCGCGCGATCGCCGCCACCGTCCTGATCGCGGTGTACATGCTGCGCACCGAGTTCGACCCGCCGGTGAGCTGGTTCATCAGCAGTTCCGGCCGCGCGTCGGCGAGGGTGACCGTGATCTTTTCCAGCGGCAGGTCCATTTCTTCGGCGATCATCATCGCCGCCGCGGTGGTCATGCCCTGGCCGACCTCGGCCCTCGGCAGTGCGAACGCGGCCGTGCCGTCCGCGTTGACCTGCACCGAGATCAGGCCGGAAGTCGGTGCCGCGGCCAGGTTCTGCAGATCGCCGAGGTCGAAGAGATCGGCGGGCTGGGGGAGCGACGGGATCGCCGCGTCGGCCTCGGGCGCGTCGACCGCCGCGCCGCCGACCTGCGCGGCGACGGCGAGCGTGGGGGCGGCGACGAGGAAGCCGAGGAAGCGGCGGCGGCCCATCCCGTCCGGTTCGGCTTCGGGGGTTTCGGGCGCGCGATGATGCTCGACCATCAAAAGGTCCTCTCGAAACGGCGCTGTCTCCAGAGCGTGGTGGGGCAGAGCTTGGCGGGGTCGGGACCGGCGGGCGCGTCACCGTGTCGTCACGGCGAGTGCGCCCCTGTTCGGGCCGGAGTGTTACACAGGTCACTACCGCAAAGCTACGACCGCGGTGCCTACGTTTGGGCTAACCCGGTTGTGCAGAGTGCACAACTTTTCGTAAATCATGAGAGCGCGCCCCTGGGGAAGAACGGCAGTGCGCGGAGGGCGAGTCCCAGCTCGATGGGGATGTCGTCGCCGCTGAGCGACTGACCCAGCAGGTCCTCCAGCCGCCGGATCCGGTTGATCACCGTGTTGCGGTGACAGTGCAGGGCTTCCGCGGTCCTCGTCGTCGAGCCCGCGGTCTCGGTCCACGTCCGCAGCGTGTGCAGGTACAGTCGCCGGTCCCGCACCGGGAGGTCGAGCAGCGGGCCGAGCCAGCGCTGCACGAGCGGCTCGGTCAGCTCCGGCGAACTGAGCAGCAGCGCCTCCGGCAGCCGGTCGGAAAGGCTCGCGAACCCGTTGTGCGCGGGCGGCACCGTGCGCCTGGCCAGCGTGGCCTGCCGGAACGCGAGGTCGATCTCGGCGAGGCCCGACACGACGAGCGACATGCCGACCGGCGCATCCAGCAGCTCGCGCAGCACGGCCACCGCTCCCGCCGTGGACACCGGCGTCGACTTGGGCAGGGCGAGCAGGCCGACGAGGATGTCGGACCGCGCCTGCCACGCCGACTGGACGCCCGCCGCGTCGAGCCGTTCGCCGAGCGCCTCGGTGAGGCCGTCCGTGACGTGCCCGCTGCCCGCCGAGACCACGACGAACGGCCCGTCGACCGGCAGTCGCACGATCCTGGCCGCTTCGTAGGCGAACGCGGCGTCCTTCGCCCTGCCCTGCAACAGCCCTTCCCACAACGCCGCGCGCCGCTGCTCGTCCGCGCGCACGAGCTGGCGCTCCGCCGCGTGGTAGGCCGCCGCGACCTGGGCCGACAGCGCGTCGATCACTTCCCACACCCGCGTGGCGACTTCGACCAGCGCTTCCGCCTCGGTGCCTTCGAGCCGTGCCTGCTCGATCAGCGCCTGCCACACCAGCCGCCCGCCGAGGCGGAAGGAGCGCAACAGGTCGTCGAGCGGCAGCCGCTGGCGCGCGCGCCGTTGTCCCGTCGCGTCCGCCGCGTCGTGGAAATCGGCGTCGGCGTCGTCGGCGCGGTCGAGCCCGGCCAGCAACTGCAGCACGCGCGTGAGGTTGTCGTGGCACGAACGCCACAGGTCCTCGTCCGGCACCACGTTCATGCGGCGGTAGCCGGGATTCTGCTGCTCGATGACGCGCACGAGCGCGTCGGTCAGCGCCGGGACGCGCTGGAGCACGCTCGTCGCCAGCTTCTCCGCGATCCGCGCGCCACCATCGTCCATGACCGGTCAGCATCGCACACGCGAGCTGGGGAAACCGAGCGCGAGGAACCCGGTGCGGATTGTCACCGCGTCGCGGTAGGGTCGGCACGTCCGGAATTGTTTCGGCGGGGGAGAGTTCGTGGCCGAGGGAATCCACAACGAGTTCAAGGGCGAAGCCGGGTCTTTGCTCCAGGCCGGGAAGATCTACGGCGACGTCTACGTCGGCACGCGCCCCGCGCGACCGCGGACACCGAACCAGTTGAGCGCCAAGGCCGCGCACTACGTCAACAACGAACGCCAGCTGAAGCGGCTGGACACGATCCTGCGGCCGGAGAGCGCGGAAGGCGGGTTGCGCACCGCGTTGATCGGGGGCGCGCCGGGCAGCGGGCGGACGGCGCTCGCCACCGAGTGGTGCCATCGCCACCAGAGCGTCTACCCGGACGGTCTTTTCTACACGAGGCTCGGCGGCGCGGGCTCGGCGAAAGCCGCGTTGGCGGACATGCTGACCGCGGTCGGCTACGGCCGCGACGCTATTCCGTCCAGTGTGGACGGTCGGGCGGCGATGTGGCGGACCTGGAGTAGCGAGAAGCGGCTCGCGGTGATCATCGACGACGCGCTCCGCTCGGCGGAGGCCGAACCACTGCTGCCCACCGGGCCCGGTTCCGCCGCGCTCGTCGTGCAGGTCGGCAGCCTCACCCAGCTCCAGGCGCGGCATTCCGCCAAGCACGTGCGCCTGGAGCCGCTTTCCGAAGAGGCCGCCCGTTCGCTGCTGGAACGGGCACTCGAGAGCGACAAGGTGGCGGCCGAGCCGGAGGCGGTCACCGGGCTGGTGCGGTTCTGCGGTGGCTCGGCGACCGCGCTGAACGTCGCCGTCGCGCTGATCGACGAGTTCGACTGGCCGGTTTCGCGGCTCGTTCGCCAGCTCGAACGGAAGGGGCCGCTCGCCGAGCTGGCGCTCGCCGCGATGTTCGACACCGCCTACGAACGGCTCGAACCGTTGGCGCGGCGGTGTTATCGGGCGATCGGGGCGCATCCGGGCGCCGATCCGGTCGGCGTTGGCGCGCTCGCCGCGGCGGTGTCCGCGGAAGACCTCGCGGAACCGATGCGGGAGCTGGTCAGGGCGAGCCTGGTGCAGGAAGAGGACGACGAGCGGTACCGGCTCGGCGGCCTGATCGCCGAGCACGCGGCGGCCAAAGCGGCCGAGGAGGACGGCCCGCGGCTCACCGAGGCCCTGCTCATCCACTACCGGATGCGCGGGCTGGCCTGCGCCGAGGCGGTGAAACCCGGCCGGGGCTGGGCCGAGGCGCTGTGGCCCTCGCTCGGCCGGTTCGAGCCGGTGCCGAAGGAGGAAGCGCTCCGCTGGCTGGAGGTCGAACGGGGCAACCTCGCGGCCGCGGTCGCCGCCGCCGAGGATCCGGAAGTGGTCGTCCAGCTGTGCTTGGCGTTGTGGCCGGTGCACGAGACCGGTGAATACTCCACCGAAATGGTCGCGGTCAACGGCCTCGGCGTCCAGGCCGCGCAGGTGTGGGGCGACGATCTCGCGCGGGCGGTGCTGGGCATCCAGCTCGGGTTCGGCCACCGGCAGTTGCGGAACTGGCCACGAGCGATCGAGGCGTTCGACAAGGCGAGGGAAGCGGCGGAACGAGCCGGGTCGCTGGAGGCTCAGGCGACCGTCGAGGAATCGACAGGGCTCATCAGGATTGACGAAGGTGCCGAGGACGAGGCGCGGCGGCTGCTCCAGCGAAACCTGCGGCTGGCCGAGCGGATCGGCGTCGCGCGGCGGATCGCGATGGCGAAGTTCCACCTGGCCAAGGTTTCCGAGCCGGATAGCGCGCTGGCGTTGCTCGATGCCGCGCGAGCCGAGTTCGCCGAGGATGCCGCCAATCTCCGCAAAGTCGACCTGTGGCGCGGTATCAAGCTTGGCGAGCAGGGAAACCGGGCGGCGGCCGAGGAACTGCTGCGCACCGTGGTCCGGGAGGCCGAGGCCGCCAAGCAGCACCGGGAACACGCTCGGGCGTGGGAAGAACTGGCCAAGCTGGCTGATCGTGCCGGTGAGACCGCGGCCGCGCGGGAGAACTGGGAGAAGGCGCTCGAAATCTGGCAGCTCAGGGGGTTCACCGCCGAAGCGGCCGCGGTACTCGAGCGGCTCAGCGCAGCAGGCTGAACCGGCCGGTGGCCACGGTCGCCCCGGTTTCCGTGGTCACCGTGACCTCGTCGGGGAACGGCTTGTGCGGTTCGGTGAGCACTTCGTGGACGGCCGAGACCAGCGCGTGCGGATCGCCGTGGACGCCGGTGATTTCGACCAGCGCGGTGGTGGTTCCCGCCAGCCACGAGCCGTCCGGCAGCCCGGCGGCGGCGATCGTGCAGCCCGGCAGCGCGTGCAGTGTTTCGGTCAGCCACCTGCCCGCGTCGCGAGGGTCGTCGTGCACCACGACGTCGGCCAGTTCGAGCAGCGTCGCTTCCGGCTCGTCGATGTGCACGACGAGCTGGGCCGGTTCCGCGGACCAGGTCGGGTCGTACAGGGTGTCCACGGCGTGCCGGGTGAGGCGGAGGTCGAGTGCCTTCGCGTGGTGGCGCACCGTTTCGACGCGGGCCAGCCGCGCTCGCGGCAGCGGGATCGGCAGGTCCGGGGCGGGGAGGACGTGCAGTGGCGCGGGATGCGCCGGCGGTGCCAGGTCGAGCGCGCGGTAGCAGAGTTCGCGCAACGCGGTGGCCGCCTTGCCGGGCAGGTCGGTGGCGAGCTCGGTGATCGG is part of the Amycolatopsis sp. CA-230715 genome and encodes:
- a CDS encoding molybdopterin cofactor-binding domain-containing protein is translated as MVEHHRAPETPEAEPDGMGRRRFLGFLVAAPTLAVAAQVGGAAVDAPEADAAIPSLPQPADLFDLGDLQNLAAAPTSGLISVQVNADGTAAFALPRAEVGQGMTTAAAMMIAEEMDLPLEKITVTLADARPELLMNQLTGGSNSVRSMYTAIRTVAAIARERMVATAASQWGVPASQLRVDDGIVSHANGKRAHYGSLARAAAASQTTTVTAKLKDRSQFKVLGTPRNRIDALEAVTGRKQFTLDLDVPDAKPTMVARPPTINGTPKAVLNAAEVKAMPGVTDIAPITYGVAVRAETFGQCIDAIRALKVTWGKGTVDGESDETVYKKLKAATLPMVVPGLLTKSIDAEFTFAFASNSPLETGSAIADVRKDRAEIWSCLKVPIVAQEEIAAKIGLPQSAVKVHVTTGGGSFGRHLFHDAALEAAEASKKMGKPVKLMWSRTDDFRQGRTHPMSVSRVRATYALGNVVSFEQRHTSVQTEFSHGLGEMITSTAAKLPIAGNLSFAESIFELSQSSPYNFGVTTQLLNEIPLKFNTGSMRNIYSPNVVTAEELVVDQLAAKMGKDPVQFRREFLKDERLRATLERAVQVGEWGKKLPAGMAQGIALHSEYRGAVAVLIEIDCRPETVNRKVREGVTGPRVTRALVVVDPGFAINPRGLEAQMIGGLNDGIATCLTSSLHIKDGMPLEGSWDNYFYTREWNTPLETKVVIMPDTSSNPCGAGELAVAPAFAATACAYARAVGKMPTTFPINHGTISFEPIPLSPSTPASPTDGLDHAF
- a CDS encoding PucR family transcriptional regulator — encoded protein: MDDGGARIAEKLATSVLQRVPALTDALVRVIEQQNPGYRRMNVVPDEDLWRSCHDNLTRVLQLLAGLDRADDADADFHDAADATGQRRARQRLPLDDLLRSFRLGGRLVWQALIEQARLEGTEAEALVEVATRVWEVIDALSAQVAAAYHAAERQLVRADEQRRAALWEGLLQGRAKDAAFAYEAARIVRLPVDGPFVVVSAGSGHVTDGLTEALGERLDAAGVQSAWQARSDILVGLLALPKSTPVSTAGAVAVLRELLDAPVGMSLVVSGLAEIDLAFRQATLARRTVPPAHNGFASLSDRLPEALLLSSPELTEPLVQRWLGPLLDLPVRDRRLYLHTLRTWTETAGSTTRTAEALHCHRNTVINRIRRLEDLLGQSLSGDDIPIELGLALRALPFFPRGALS